TGAATTAAATGAAAATGTATCTATCTGGCATGGTGCTATTTTAAGAGGAGATACAGACTCAATTACCATTGGAAAAAATTCTAATGTTCAAGATAACTGTGTTGTTCACTGTACTGAAGGATTCCCAGTTGAAATTGGGGAAAACGTATCTGTAGGTCACGGTGCTGTTGTCCACGGCTGTAAACTTGATGATAATGTATTAATTGGAATGAATGCTACAGTTTTAAACGGAGCACATATTTCAAAAAATTCCATTGTAGGGGCAGGGGCTGTTGTAAGTGAAGGTAAGGAATTCCCGGAAAACAGTTTGATTTTAGGTGTTCCTGCTAAGGCAGTTAAAGAATTATCTCCTGAACAAGTTAAAATGATTCAAAATAATGCAGATAATTATGTAAGACTTTCCAAACAATATAAGGAAGATTAAATCATGAAAGCAAGAAAAATTGTAGATGAAATGGATTCTTATGTTCCTGGAAGATCTCAAGATGAGATTGCTCAGGACTTCAATTTAAAAAAAGAAGATATTATTAAATTAGGATCCAACGAAAATCCATGGGGTCCATCTCCTAAAGCTATGGAAGCTATCAAACAGGAAATAGGTTCAATAAACAGATATCCTGAATCTCAATTAGGTGAACTCGTCTCTGAAATAGCTAAATATTCTGGAGTAGATGATTCCCAAGTGATTATTGGTGGAGATGGTGCTGATGAAATCATTGATGTTTTAGCAAAGACATTCATTGATAATGGTGATGAATTCATTGTCCCATTGCCTTCTTACATGTACTATGAGTACTTATTAAAACAATATGGTGCAAATCCGGTCTATGCAAGATGGGATGTTGAAAAAAACGAATTGGATGTTGATTCAATTTATGAGGCAATAACTGAAAAAACCAAAATGATTTTCTTGTGCAGCCCTAACAATCCTAATGGTACTTTAATTGATCAGGAAGTGTTCATTGACATCGCTTCTAAAAATCCTGATATATTGATTGTTATTGATGAAGCTTACTTTGAATACTCCGAAGTCACTAATAAGGATTTAATCAATGAATTCAATAATATTTTTATCATCCGTACATTCTCAAAAGTATTGGGTCTTGCAGGAATGAGGGTTGGTTACGGTCTTGCATGCGCTGAAATTATTGAATACATGCACAGAATAAAACCTGTTTTCTCATTAACAAGACTATCCTTTGCAGCTGCTTTAAATACTCTTAGAGATACTGAATATATTGAAAACTCAATTAAAAAAGGTATTGAATCAAGACAGTTCTTATATGATGAAATTTCAAAGATTGATGGACTTTTCGTATTCCCATCCAAATCTAATTTCATGTTGATTAACGTAAAGGAAACTGGTCTTACAGCAGCAGAGTTAGCTTTAGAACTTATGAAAAAAGGTATAATTGTAAGAGACTGTACATCATTTAAAGGATTGGATGAATATTGGATTAGAATCAGTATTTGTACTCTTGAAGAAGACAAAAAATTCATCAAAATCCTAAAAGAGGTTTTAGAATAATGTATATAGGTGGAACAGTTATTTCTTCTGTTGAATTTCATGAAAATATTTCATTAGTTATTTTCATGTCTAAATGTCCTCTTGCGTGTAGATATTGTCATAATGTGGAACTTTTAGAAGACAATACTGAATGGTCCTTTGATAAAGTAAAAGAGGAAATTGATTTTTCTGCTGACTTTTTGGATGCAGTTGTAATTTCCGGTGGAGAACCATTGGTACAAGTAGATGCAGTAATAGAAATATTAACTTATAT
This is a stretch of genomic DNA from Methanobrevibacter sp.. It encodes these proteins:
- a CDS encoding gamma carbonic anhydrase family protein, which encodes MENIEDSIVICPGAQVFGDVELNENVSIWHGAILRGDTDSITIGKNSNVQDNCVVHCTEGFPVEIGENVSVGHGAVVHGCKLDDNVLIGMNATVLNGAHISKNSIVGAGAVVSEGKEFPENSLILGVPAKAVKELSPEQVKMIQNNADNYVRLSKQYKED
- the hisC gene encoding histidinol-phosphate transaminase, encoding MKARKIVDEMDSYVPGRSQDEIAQDFNLKKEDIIKLGSNENPWGPSPKAMEAIKQEIGSINRYPESQLGELVSEIAKYSGVDDSQVIIGGDGADEIIDVLAKTFIDNGDEFIVPLPSYMYYEYLLKQYGANPVYARWDVEKNELDVDSIYEAITEKTKMIFLCSPNNPNGTLIDQEVFIDIASKNPDILIVIDEAYFEYSEVTNKDLINEFNNIFIIRTFSKVLGLAGMRVGYGLACAEIIEYMHRIKPVFSLTRLSFAAALNTLRDTEYIENSIKKGIESRQFLYDEISKIDGLFVFPSKSNFMLINVKETGLTAAELALELMKKGIIVRDCTSFKGLDEYWIRISICTLEEDKKFIKILKEVLE